One part of the Neodiprion virginianus isolate iyNeoVirg1 chromosome 3, iyNeoVirg1.1, whole genome shotgun sequence genome encodes these proteins:
- the LOC124300686 gene encoding ADP-ribosylation factor-like protein 3 isoform X1, translating into MLTTFQGLLSILRKLRSNPDRELRLLLLGLDNAGKTTLLKSLASEDITQVTPTQGFNIKSVQSEGFKLNVWDIGGAKKIRPYWRNYFENTDVLIYVVDSADIKRLEETGRELAELLMEDKLRNVPLLVYANKQDLAQAVTAAEIAEGLGLHNIKDRDWQIQSCIATEGKGVKDGLEWACKSIKKK; encoded by the exons ATG TTGACCACATTTCAGGGGCTGCTGTCCATCCTGCGTAAGCTGCGATCGAATCCGGACAGAGAGTTGAGGCTACTTTTACTAGGTCTTGACAACGCGGGGAAAACAACGCTCCTGAAATCGTTGGCCAGTGAAGATATCACGCAG GTAACGCCAACCCAAGGCTTCAACATAAAAAGCGTACAGAGCGAAGGGTTCAAGCTAAACGTCTGGGACATCGGCGGTGCAAAGAAGATAAGGCCGTACTGGAGAAACTACTTCGAGAACACGGACGTGCTG ATTTACGTCGTGGACAGCGCAGATATCAAGCGACTGGAGGAGACGGGGAGGGAATTGGCCGAGCTTCTGATGGAGGACAAGCTTCGCAACGTTCCTCTTCTCGTCTATGCCAACAAACAAGACCTTGCCCAGGCCGTAACTGCAGCTGAGATCGCCGAAGGACTTGGACTCCACAACATCAAGGATCGTGACTGGCAGATACAATCATGCATCGCGACGGAAGGGAAGGGGGTCAAG GATGGTTTGGAATGGGCCTGTAAAAGCATCAAGAAAAAATAG
- the LOC124300686 gene encoding ADP-ribosylation factor-like protein 3 isoform X2 produces MGLLSILRKLRSNPDRELRLLLLGLDNAGKTTLLKSLASEDITQVTPTQGFNIKSVQSEGFKLNVWDIGGAKKIRPYWRNYFENTDVLIYVVDSADIKRLEETGRELAELLMEDKLRNVPLLVYANKQDLAQAVTAAEIAEGLGLHNIKDRDWQIQSCIATEGKGVKDGLEWACKSIKKK; encoded by the exons ATG GGGCTGCTGTCCATCCTGCGTAAGCTGCGATCGAATCCGGACAGAGAGTTGAGGCTACTTTTACTAGGTCTTGACAACGCGGGGAAAACAACGCTCCTGAAATCGTTGGCCAGTGAAGATATCACGCAG GTAACGCCAACCCAAGGCTTCAACATAAAAAGCGTACAGAGCGAAGGGTTCAAGCTAAACGTCTGGGACATCGGCGGTGCAAAGAAGATAAGGCCGTACTGGAGAAACTACTTCGAGAACACGGACGTGCTG ATTTACGTCGTGGACAGCGCAGATATCAAGCGACTGGAGGAGACGGGGAGGGAATTGGCCGAGCTTCTGATGGAGGACAAGCTTCGCAACGTTCCTCTTCTCGTCTATGCCAACAAACAAGACCTTGCCCAGGCCGTAACTGCAGCTGAGATCGCCGAAGGACTTGGACTCCACAACATCAAGGATCGTGACTGGCAGATACAATCATGCATCGCGACGGAAGGGAAGGGGGTCAAG GATGGTTTGGAATGGGCCTGTAAAAGCATCAAGAAAAAATAG